In the Entelurus aequoreus isolate RoL-2023_Sb linkage group LG21, RoL_Eaeq_v1.1, whole genome shotgun sequence genome, AAGACTGACCTTTACACTTCATCTTCAGCTGCTTGTAGAGCTCAATGGCCTTCTGTTCTCTGAACAAACACAAGCTTTAGTCATCCATCATCAAGCAATCCACTTCCTGTACACACTCACAGCTGCTCCATCTTGTCGCCTTGGCGACGAGCATACGGACTCCTCTGAAGCTCCACAATCTCAGAGTGCAGCGCCATGATCTCGTCATCCAGGTGACCCACCTCCGCCACCTAGGACCACAGTGTGATGTCATCAGCGACAACATCAGTGATGCAATCAGTGACGTCATCTGTGATGACATCAGCGACCACGTCAGTGATGTAATCAACGACAATCAGTGACAGCATTGGCGACGACATCTGAGATGTCACCGGTGACATAATCAGTGATGTCATCAATGAACAGTAGTCAATGACAGCATCAGCGATGTCATGAGCAACGTCATCTGCGACGGCATTGGCGACAACATCTGTGATGTCAACGGTGACATAATCAGTGATGTCATCAGTGACAGCATCAGTTGTGTCATCATCAGTGACGTCATCATCAGTGACATCAGTTGTGTCATCATCAGTTGTGTCATCATCAGTGACATCATCAGTTGTGTCATCATCAGTGACATCATCAGTTGTGTCATCATCAGTGACATCATCAGTGACGTCATCATCAGTTGTGTCATCAGTTGTGTCATCATCAGTTGTGACATCATCAGTTGTGTCATCATCAGTTGTGTCATCAGTGACATCATCAGTGACCTGAGCAAAGGCTGCCGCTCTCTCCTCGTTCTCCTGCCAGGCCTTCAGCATCTTCTCGGAGGCTGTGAAGGACATGAGGTCAGGTCACATGAGGTCAGGTCACATGAGGTCAGGTCACATGAGGGCGCGTGCAGTGAGTGAGGACTCACAAATGCCGTAGTGCATCTGATCGCTGTACTTCTCCAGGTCGTACTGGATGCTGCTCCTGAAGAAGTCCAGCTTGGCCTTCAGCTGCTGGGAGAATCCAAACATGCTGTTCTTACACCTGGTCAGGTTGGTGTTGTAGCGCAGCAGACTCAGCCTGGAACACAAGCTCCTCGCCATCAGTAcacgctcctcctcctcctcgccattgtcgtcttgtctctcataatgattgggaaGGATAAGCAAAATTGCCAAGAAGTGCAGTTGCCCTTGAAATGAGTTCCTCCTATTAGCTCTGcttgaaatcctttcatttgCAGCCTGAACGTGTTGGTGTGTCCACTGACTCATTCAATAGAAATATGGACCTAACCATACCATCATATTGTACTTACAGTGGTTAGCAGTTAGCATACCCTCCTGCAGTGTAGGATCTTTAGCTACACTtgattgctgttaattggttcctgaCATGATTCAATATTTTCATGTGATGACCTTGTAAATCCATGTTTTACTTCAGGAATGTAAGTCACCTGGACACTTGTACCTGATGTAGTGATGCTgcctgagccaatcagaggccaccATACTGAACAGTGTCTTCTGATTGGTAGTCACCAATACTAATGTAGGCTTGATATTTTCACTTTATTTAGGACACCATGACTACAGGACACCATGACTTACAAGACACCATGACTACAGGACACCATGACTACAGGACACCATGACTACAGACCACCATGACTAAAGGACACCATGATTAAAGGACACCATGACTACAGGACACCATGACTACAGGACACCATGACTACAGGACACCATGACTACAGGACACCATGACTACAGACCACCATGACTAAAGGACACCATGATTAAAGGACACCATGACTACAGGACACCATGACTAAAGGACGGCGTGACTACAGGACGGCGTGACTAACCATGATTAAAGGACACCATGACTACAGGACACCATGACTAAAGGACACCATGACTAAAGGACGGCGTGACTAACCATGATTAAAGGACACCATGACTACAGGACACCATGACTACAGGACACCATGACTACAGACCACCATGACTAAAGGACACCATGATTAAAGGACGGCGTGACTACAGGACACCATGACTACAGGACACCATGACTACAGACCACCATGACTAAAGGACACCATGATTAAAGGACGGCGTGACTACAGGACACCATGACTACAGGACACCATGACTACAGACCACCATGACTAAAGGACACCATGATTAAAGGACGGCGTGACTACAGGACACCATGACTACAGGACGGCGTGACTAACCATGATTAAAGGACACCATGACTACAGGACACCGTGACTACAGGACACCATGTTTAAAGGACACCATGACTACAGGACACCATGTTTAAAGGACACCATGACTACAGGACACCATGACTACAGGACACCATGACTACAGGACACCATGTTTAAAGGACACCATGACTACAGGACACCATGACTACAGGACACCATGACTAAAGGACACCATGATTAAAGGACACCATGACTACAGACCACCATGACTAAAGGACACCATGATTAAAGGACGGCGTGACTACAGACCACCATGACTACAGGACACCATGACTACAGACCACCATGACTAAAGGACACCATGATTAAAGGACGGCGTGATTAAAGGACACCATGACTACAGGACACCATGTTTAAAGGACACCATGACTACAGGACACCATGACTACAGGACACCATGACTACAGACCACCATGACTAAAGGACACCATGATTAAAGGACGGCGTGACTACAGGACACCATGACTACAGACCACCATGACTAAAGGACACCATGATTAAAGGACGGCGTGACTACAGACCACCATGACTACAGGACACCATGACTAAAGGACACCATGATTAAAGGACACCATGACTACAGACCACCATGACTAAAGGACACCATGATTAAAGGACGGCGTGACTACAGACCACCATGACTACAGGACACCATGACTAAAGGACACCATGATTAAAGGACGGCGTGACTACAGGACACCATGACTACAGGACACCATGATTAAAGGACGGCGTGACTACAGGACGGCGTGACTACAGGACGGCGTGACTACAGGACACCATGACTAAAGGACGGCGTGACTACAGGACACCATGACTAAAGGACACCATGATTAAAGGACGGCGTGACTACAGGACGGCGTGACTACAGGACGGCGTGACTACAGGACGGCGTGACTACAGGACGGCGTGACTACAGGACGGCGTGAGGACGGCAGAGAAGCGAAGAGGGGGCGGGACTCACATGGCGGCCCTCTGTCCCTGAAAGAGGCGGCTGTAGTCATCTTTGAGGCCGCAGATGTAGCTGACGGCTTCGCCCCAAACCTTCTTGAGCGCGGCGAGGGGCAGCTGGGTCCGGGCCTCCTGGACTACGAGCAGATGGCGGTGTTGAGGCCGGCAGAAAACGGCGCCGCAGACGTTTGTGTTGTACTCACCGATGGTGTTAACTTTATCGGGCAGCTGTCTGGCGCTGAAGGGACCAGAGTACTCGGTGGCGCTCTTGTCAAACAAGTAGACGATGTACGAGTCCCAGCCTCGCTACGGAAGAGGGCACAGAGCCTTAGGGTGACACAAGTTCCGGGTGGGAGGAGTCAGCGCACGTACCACGCCGTCGAGGACGCACTGCGCGGCTGGCTTGCGAGGGTCCAGAGACACACCCGTCTCCTGCAGCAGTTCCTGGCGGACCACGTCGATGCCGCTCTCGGCCTGGATGCGCTTCTGAAGGGCGTGCAGCGACTCGTCCGCCGTCAGCTGGAAGGAGTGCACCTGGGCGCTGGTCATGTTGAGGACGTGGACCACCTGCAGACACACGGCGCTCTAAAGGTGGTGCGGCAGAGGGGGAGAAAGTGTCCGAACCACCTTCATGCTGAGGATCTGATCCAGGAGCTCAAAGCAGAGTGGCTTCCTGCTGTCGGCGTGGACTCCGCCTCCTCTCAGGACCGGGTCCCACTTGAGCATGAGTTGGAGTAGTGCCTCCATGGGCTCCAGCAGCGTCCTGCAAGGAGGACACCTTCAGaaccaaagctgccatgcagaggCGGAGGCAAGGTGGCACCTGCTCAGGTTGTTGGGGTACGGAAGACGTGTGGAGAAGCGCACTTCCCCGTTGGGCTCCTCCACCGCCACGATGTCCTTTGGACCTTTGTTCCGCACTTTGCTGGCCCTGTCGAACATCGCCATTAACCTCCTGAGGCTCCGCCCACTGGGCCCTGCCCAGGGAAGGACTCACCACTGCACCGGCTGCAGGTTGTGCAGGAAGGGCCGGAAGCCGCAGCTGCACTCGAAGACCATGGTGCCGAAGCTCCAGTAGTCCACGCTCACCGTGTAGGCCTTGTTCTCGAAGAGCTCGGGCGCCTGCCAGCAGCAAGACCAGCGTCACAGCTCGTCCACCACAGAGGACGTGAGCAGGTCTCACCAGGTACTGCAGCGTGCCCACAAACGACGTGCACAGGCTGCCTTGGTCCAAGTCTTTGGCGTAGCCCAAGTCGATGATCTTGTGCACCAGCTGGAAGAGAAACACGTCTTAGCCGCCCGCATCCTCCACGTTGCCCAGTTGGTGCCTTACCTTCCCGTTGGTTTCCTGCAGCACGATGTTCTCCGGTTTCAGGTCCCGGTGGATGATCTTGTTCTCGTGCAGGTACTGGATGCCGGAGCCTGGCGGCGGTCCAGGTGTGAGCGACAAGATGCAGGGGCGACTTAAGAGCGCAGACGATACGTACCCACGTCGTTGAGTAAGGACAGGACCTCGCTCTCCTTCAGCCCGCAGCAGTTCTCGGGTCTGCTCAGGACCTGATCACACACAAAGTCAAGGGGTTACCTGCGGGGACACGCTGCAGCCGGACACCTTCGGGCAGGACACCACCTTCCTCAAGTCGCCGCGCGAGCAGAACTCCATGGCGAGCAGCGGCAGGTCGTTCATGGCGATCAATTTCATTTCCTCCGGAACGTCCCGCGCCGTCACCACATTGACGTGGTTCAACCTGAGCCGCAGAGAGGCGGGGTCAGAGGCCACTTGGGTGCAGCCAAAGGGTCAGAGGTCAAACTAACTTCTTCATGATCTGGATTTCTCGACTCCAACGGTCCTTGTTCCTGGGAGTCAGCTCCAGGCGACACATCTTCACCGCCAGCTTCTCGCCGCTCGCCTGCGCCACACAACACACCTGGTTCTGGATGTACTGTCATCACGGGTCTGCGGGTCCCACTCACCTGGTGCTGGTAGAGGTAAACATGAGCGAAGCCTCCCATTCCGAGCCGCTCCTTCAGCTCCCAGTCCCCGCAGTTCTGGTTCTGTCTAAACGGAGGTTTCTCCATGGTGCTACTAGCACCTGAACCAGAGAGTAGACGGTGACAGCGTGACCCGGCTACATCCTGGACGCGCCGTCAATAATTGAACAATTGAAGCAACAATTGGTGAAACAATGACGCTATCAATTGTTTTTATTCAACATGTAACATTGAATTAAAAACGAAACGTCTTGAACTTGACGCTATCTGCGTAGCTTACCGCCGGCTAACGCTAGCTAGCATCGACAAGCGAGCGCGCTCCAGGGCGTAGACGGCACCCGTCGCGTTTGCTCGTTATGGCGCATAAATGTGGACAAAAACTCGCATCATCCCACATGAGACTCACATCATCCCACATGAGACACATGAGACTCACATCATCCCACATGAGACTCACATCATCCCACATGAGACAAGTCCGCTTGTGTACGGCGTCCAAACACGGCTTGGGTGGGCGCTCCTGCGTGACGTCATCAACACCGTCTGtaataattagaataataataaaaataaactgaTGACATCACAAGTAGACGTCCTTCctcttgtaataataataataattataatgataagaagaagcattaaaaaaaaaagtcttgaatTTGACGTTATCTGCGTAGCTAACTGCTAGCTAACGCTAGCTAGCATCGACAACCGAGCGCGCTCCGGGGCGTAGACGGCACCCGAGCAGGGAACTAAGACAAACATTCGTATTGTTGCTCGCTGTGTTCCTCCACACATGTGGAAAACACTCACATCTTCTTACAGGAGACAAGTCCGCTTGTTTACGCGTCCAAGCGCCGCTCCTGCGTGACGTCATCAGCCCGCGCCAACAGGCTTATGAACGTTCcaaccatagacatgttataggtagacgcagcattggctgctgcgacgcaagaaattgggccgccatcttgaagtggtgatgatgagccggcgagcagcctcaactgacagttgacaggtagaaaacaaagatgctaaactgacagttgacaggtagaaaacaaagatgctaaactgacagttgacaggtagaaaacaaagatgctaaactgacagttgacaggtagaaaacaaagatgctaaactgacagttgacaggtagaaaacaaagatgctaaactgacagttgacaggtagaaaacaaagatgctaaactgacagtcgacaggtagaaaacaaagatgctaaactgacagttgacaggtagaaaacaaagatggtgttcagcgttttcctgctcaaatgagcggactgttgaaaataggaatcgggggattacttttcacaagtaagatttaacattaacgtactattggttgtattttgtgaaaagaatattagcacagagttgagaaggagcaaagatcttcaatagtactgacatcttagccgctagcaaacacgagtatgaccataatagaattgcttgtcaatgagattaattacatttaaaaatgtcatacgtgaataacaaagttgaaataaatgattgtaacacctaaaacaaaattcaccagccgcccctgattatgatgcattctcattttaggcaaagtataagacaatactttcttaacagtataattgtaaccaggaataagtcttcaagtaacaatattcaaatagtaacattgttgggtaagacagaatttgcttttattctgaatccagtgaaacagattggtggttttagctgatataaagactttcaggtgtttatatatgtttatgttgttggcagacgcttttatccaaagcgacatacatcaaaaatacatataaaacaatcagtgtaaacatgatcatttaagggaagaatgtaatataaaatatcaatacaaagtgtcaagacagaataaactctgtgctgctgcagcaacagagatacagtctatagatatctcatgtattcatacattgtttatgtagcatgtatatataacctcatcatattgtttcttcaacttcaaaatagctgacccttctctgggattatattcccacttTTGATCTGGTCACttctagcatataagaatattctattactgttaagcaaactatgaataataaaacatgtgtccttcatCATAGCTACACCTATGACAAAGcgggtgaaaatcagtggtattcagtgaggtaagatgaatgaaatgttcattgctcctgccaaatgaattacactgatcaccactccaagatggcagcCCCGCGTCTcctcagcgccagtaggcagtagcgctccatgctgcgtacccttagaacatgtctatggttcCAACACTCAAGTTCTTCAAGCGTTTTATTCAACATTTTTCTTAGctcgacaaaataaaagcagaaaGACGAAAAACATTCTCGTCGTTCAATCATCGCCATCATGCTTTATTTACAGCAACATTCAGCAAGCTGCCTCCAGGGTGGTAACCATGGTAACCGGGCAGACAAGTGGATGACAGAAGTTTTGAAGTGGACATGATGATTGACAGCTGGCCGTCATGGCAACCAAAGAGAAGAGAGGAAGTGCGACGAGATGGCGGCT is a window encoding:
- the LOC133638229 gene encoding inhibitor of nuclear factor kappa-B kinase subunit alpha-like isoform X1, which encodes MTSRRSGAWTRKQADLSPVRRYGVDDVTQERPPKPCLDAVHKRTCLMWDDDVAGSRCHRLLSGSGASSTMEKPPFRQNQNCGDWELKERLGMGGFAHVYLYQHQASGEKLAVKMCRLELTPRNKDRWSREIQIMKKLNHVNVVTARDVPEEMKLIAMNDLPLLAMEFCSRGDLRKVLSRPENCCGLKESEVLSLLNDVGSGIQYLHENKIIHRDLKPENIVLQETNGKLVHKIIDLGYAKDLDQGSLCTSFVGTLQYLAPELFENKAYTVSVDYWSFGTMVFECSCGFRPFLHNLQPVQWASKVRNKGPKDIVAVEEPNGEVRFSTRLPYPNNLSRTLLEPMEALLQLMLKWDPVLRGGGVHADSRKPLCFELLDQILSMKVVHVLNMTSAQVHSFQLTADESLHALQKRIQAESGIDVVRQELLQETGVSLDPRKPAAQCVLDGVRGWDSYIVYLFDKSATEYSGPFSARQLPDKVNTIVQEARTQLPLAALKKVWGEAVSYICGLKDDYSRLFQGQRAAMLSLLRYNTNLTRCKNSMFGFSQQLKAKLDFFRSSIQYDLEKYSDQMHYGISSEKMLKAWQENEERAAAFAQVAEVGHLDDEIMALHSEIVELQRSPYARRQGDKMEQLEQKAIELYKQLKMKCKVPEADVSSDSSEMVKAIIQMVQNQDKVLKDLYTHLSKILSSKQKIIDLFPRIEKTLESIKEADNTVMQMQFKRQREFWHLLKIACAQNSTRGSMAASPEASNPPQVSQWPHSAPPVSAPHPLTSLPGPNHSDAAPRLLQETHKYLSQLTSLMQEAADEQAKSIVDQDWSWTKYETLSSKVKKRKS
- the LOC133638229 gene encoding inhibitor of nuclear factor kappa-B kinase subunit alpha-like isoform X2, which translates into the protein MEKPPFRQNQNCGDWELKERLGMGGFAHVYLYQHQASGEKLAVKMCRLELTPRNKDRWSREIQIMKKLNHVNVVTARDVPEEMKLIAMNDLPLLAMEFCSRGDLRKVLSRPENCCGLKESEVLSLLNDVGSGIQYLHENKIIHRDLKPENIVLQETNGKLVHKIIDLGYAKDLDQGSLCTSFVGTLQYLAPELFENKAYTVSVDYWSFGTMVFECSCGFRPFLHNLQPVQWASKVRNKGPKDIVAVEEPNGEVRFSTRLPYPNNLSRTLLEPMEALLQLMLKWDPVLRGGGVHADSRKPLCFELLDQILSMKVVHVLNMTSAQVHSFQLTADESLHALQKRIQAESGIDVVRQELLQETGVSLDPRKPAAQCVLDGVRGWDSYIVYLFDKSATEYSGPFSARQLPDKVNTIVQEARTQLPLAALKKVWGEAVSYICGLKDDYSRLFQGQRAAMLSLLRYNTNLTRCKNSMFGFSQQLKAKLDFFRSSIQYDLEKYSDQMHYGISSEKMLKAWQENEERAAAFAQVAEVGHLDDEIMALHSEIVELQRSPYARRQGDKMEQLEQKAIELYKQLKMKCKVPEADVSSDSSEMVKAIIQMVQNQDKVLKDLYTHLSKILSSKQKIIDLFPRIEKTLESIKEADNTVMQMQFKRQREFWHLLKIACAQNSTRGSMAASPEASNPPQVSQWPHSAPPVSAPHPLTSLPGPNHSDAAPRLLQETHKYLSQLTSLMQEAADEQAKSIVDQDWSWTKYETLSSKVKKRKS